One Novipirellula galeiformis genomic window, TGGCCATTGAACGCGTCGGGCGTCGCGTCCCAGCCGAAGCCCGCATCGGTGATGACCTTCCGAACCAGGCTGAATCCGTTGCTGTGCAGCCCGGTCGAGGCGAGTCCGAGCACCACGTCTCCTTCGGCGATTTGTTTTCCGTCAATCAATTTTTTACGATCGACGACCCCGACGGCAAATCCAGCCAAATCGTAGTCTTCGGTCGAATACATGTCGGGCATGATTGCGGTTTCGCCCCCCAACAATGCGAGATCACCCTCGACACATCCGTCGCTGATGCCTTGCACGATTTGCTCTAAACGAGCCGGATCGTCGCGTCCCATCGCCACATAATCGAGGAAAAACAGCGGTTCGCCGCCGGTGCAGAGCAGGTCGTTGACGCACATTGCGACCAAATCGATCCCCACCGTGCTGTGCCGCCCCGTCTGCTGAGCAATCTTCAACTTGGTGCCGACGCCATCGGTGCCGCTAACCAAAATGGGCTCCTGATAATTGCGAGCAAACAATTTGCCGGCAAAATCGAGTCGGAATAAGCCCGCGAAGCCTCCGTCACTGGGAATCACTCGAGGACTAAAGGTGCGATGCATCAAGCGGGGCAGTCGCCGCATCGATTCGGCGTAGACATCGAGATCAACGCCAGCGTCTTTGTAGGTTGCAGCCATCAGTTTGGGATAAAATTCGGTTTGGCGGACTGGATAGTTTGGCAGACTAGATAGCGGTGGAGCGGCCGAGTTCACTTCGGTCTGTGCACATCATGACGCCCCGAAGCCAAACTTGGTAGCGGTGGGGTGTTTCTCGTAGCTGACGCTCCAATCGCTCCTCCGAACGGTGCGGTGCTCCGACAATCCCTCCCTTTTTCCCCCCCGCGGCTTGGCTGGCCCCAAGGTTTGACAGGCCCCCACAGTTTGGCTGGCCCCCGCGGCTCGGGTGGGCCCACGTTTTTGGCTGGCCCGACGGATTGGCAAAATTCCCGTCTACCGCCGAAGTCGCTCGATTTGATACAGACCATCCAATCGTCCCATTGCGCAGGCAAGTCGACATGGCCCCCAGCCCTTCAGAGGGGCGGCGTTGTGGGCCATCTTTCGCCATTCAATCCACCGGCCAGCTTGATTCCACTATTTCCCAGCCGACTGACACGCTACATCCTGATTGAGATCTTGAAGATCTTTATCGTGGCGTTGATCGCATTGACGCTGATGATCTTGATGATCGGCGTTGGACGCGAGTTGTTGCGGCGTGGATTAGGGGTGGTTGCGATCGTTCAATTGCTGCCGTTCATCGTCCCGATCTCGTTGCAATTCGCGTTTCCTGCGACGGCCCTGTTTTCGGTTTGCTGTGTCTACGGGCGAATGGCGGCCGACGGTGAGGTTTCGACGGTAAAGGCCTCTGGGATTTCACCACTAAAATTGTTACAGCCCGCGCTGATTTTTGCGGCCTTGTTAAGTCCGGTGGCGGTGGGCGTTTCGGATCTCGCGGTGTCCTGGGGACGACCGGGGATGAACCGGGTCGTATTGATGTCGGTCGAGGACATTGCCTACCGCGTCTTGCGGGCTCAGCATTCGTTCACGTCGGATCATGGTTTTTCGATTCACGTTCGTGATGTCGAGGGGCAAACGTTAGTGCATCCGACCGTCACGGTTCACAACCATGGCAGCGAAGGTCCGATGAAATTGACGGCTCGCGAAGGTCGACTTCAACTCGACGCGGAAACGTACAACCTGATTTTGCATGTGACCGATAGTCAAGTGGAATCGGGGAACGGCATCCAAGGCATCGTTCCGGGGGAGACCGAGTTTAAAATCCCCTTAGCGGCGGCGATGATGGAAAAGGGCTCTGACGAACTATCGCCGAGTTGGTTGTCACTCGGCGTCATCCGCAGTGAGCGACTGCAACAAGACGCAAGGACGCATGCGGCTGCGGGCCAGTTGGCCGCTCACGTTGGCTTTTCCATTCTGACCTCGCGGCCCGAAGAAATTGCTGGGGGCATGGGCATGCACATCGAAAGCTTAGTGCGAAACAGCCACCATCGGTTGACACGACTTCACGTAGAACCTTGGCGTCGTTGGGCCGAGGGTTTCACTTGCTTCTTTTTCGTCTTCGTCGGTGCACCGCTGGCGATGATTGCGCGCACAAGCGATTACTGGACCACGTTCGGAATCTGTTTCTTGCCGATCCTGTTGGTTTACTACCCCTTGTTCATCTTTGGGCTCGAACAAGCCAAGGATGCGACGATTCCACCCTACGGCGTCTGGATTGGCAACGCGGTCTTAGCCATGATTGGGACGGCATTGATTGCCCGTGTCCGCCGCTACTAAGCACATCGGCAATCAGGGCGAATGCTGGGCTAGCGCATTTTCATCTTTGATGTAGCTACCGTCGCGTTCGCGGTGGACCACGTTCTGGCGAACGCAGCTACTTTTCATTTCGGTCTAGCCGCTCGAGCGGTGCAAGGATCTGCTGCTTGCACAATGCTTGGAACTGATACCGTCGGCATGATCCACAGGATGACTTGCAATTGATGCGGGAATTCAACGGGATCATCTCAATTGAAAGCTAGCTTTGCTGGGGCGACCACGGTTCTCGGAACCGTGTTTTTGACAAGAGTCTAGCAATTAAACGCAGGATTTAAGATGTCGTCGAGAGAGTTTGTCGACCATTACGAAGTGTTGGAAGTCAGCCCCAATGCCAGTTTCGCAACCGTCGAGCGTGTCTTTCGCTACTTAGCGAAAAAGCATCACCCCGACCTTACCGCGGACAGCGACCCGAATCTTTTCACCAAGCTTGTCGAAGCCTTTGAAACGCTGCGGGATCCTCATTCACGTGCCGCCTACGATCGCTCGTATGAACGAGAGAAGCAAGCACAAGCCCAGCTCGTTGGCAGTGCGAATGCTGCGGGCGACGATTGCATCGAGCGTTACAAGTTATTGTCGGTGATGTACGCCCAACGCAAACGAAATTTCAAGAAACCAGGCATCGGTTTGGGTACCTTGGAAAACATGGTTCCATTTCCACCGGAAACGGTTGCCTTCCACCTTTGGTACTTTCGCGAAAAAGGCTGGATTGGTCGGGAAGAGAGCGGCCAGCTTTCGATCTCGGCAGCAGGGGTTGATCAAATTGAATCGATGAACCAAGCCGCCGTGACTTCACATTTGCGTTTGGAGCATAGCCCCGAACGCATTTCGGTCATGCAATCAGCGTGAGACGGCGGGGCCTGAGGGGCTACAGGAAATTGCCAGTCGTGTGTGGATTCGTTTCCGAGCGGAGCGTCAGCGCCGCCCCTGCTTTGGAGTCCTTGATTTTCAATCTCATTCAAACATGAGGTTGCGGTCGTTCGAAGCCCCATGAGGCGGCCATCGCATCCGCCGCTTCTTCGATGTCCGTGATCTCACCCCAACCGCCATTGCGAAGATAGGCATGAGCAAATTCGTGCGCGATCACGTACCATGCAAACGGTTCCGGTGCATCGGCAAGCTTTAGTCGAAGCACGACACAGCGACTGGTATCTCCAGTATGTCCGGGCGGGGGCATCAAAAACGACCACCCCACGCCGGGCTTGTAATTATCGATCGTGACCTGGAAACGGTGGTCATTTAGAAAATCTTGCTGCACCTCGGCGGGCAATCGCTCGAGCACATAAATCACCCGTCGCTGCAAACGGGGGTGTTC contains:
- the purM gene encoding phosphoribosylformylglycinamidine cyclo-ligase; this translates as MAATYKDAGVDLDVYAESMRRLPRLMHRTFSPRVIPSDGGFAGLFRLDFAGKLFARNYQEPILVSGTDGVGTKLKIAQQTGRHSTVGIDLVAMCVNDLLCTGGEPLFFLDYVAMGRDDPARLEQIVQGISDGCVEGDLALLGGETAIMPDMYSTEDYDLAGFAVGVVDRKKLIDGKQIAEGDVVLGLASTGLHSNGFSLVRKVITDAGFGWDATPDAFNGQTLADVCLNPTRIYTQAIRKIQTHYRVKQVLHGLAHITGGGIEENLDRILPKNVDAEIDPTSWEPHPIFNWLQKTGGIETAEMRRIFNMGIGMIAVVSDFYAASIQAQMEECGIQCQPIGRITGGTGKVQYKD
- a CDS encoding LptF/LptG family permease; this translates as MIPLFPSRLTRYILIEILKIFIVALIALTLMILMIGVGRELLRRGLGVVAIVQLLPFIVPISLQFAFPATALFSVCCVYGRMAADGEVSTVKASGISPLKLLQPALIFAALLSPVAVGVSDLAVSWGRPGMNRVVLMSVEDIAYRVLRAQHSFTSDHGFSIHVRDVEGQTLVHPTVTVHNHGSEGPMKLTAREGRLQLDAETYNLILHVTDSQVESGNGIQGIVPGETEFKIPLAAAMMEKGSDELSPSWLSLGVIRSERLQQDARTHAAAGQLAAHVGFSILTSRPEEIAGGMGMHIESLVRNSHHRLTRLHVEPWRRWAEGFTCFFFVFVGAPLAMIARTSDYWTTFGICFLPILLVYYPLFIFGLEQAKDATIPPYGVWIGNAVLAMIGTALIARVRRY
- a CDS encoding J domain-containing protein, with the translated sequence MSSREFVDHYEVLEVSPNASFATVERVFRYLAKKHHPDLTADSDPNLFTKLVEAFETLRDPHSRAAYDRSYEREKQAQAQLVGSANAAGDDCIERYKLLSVMYAQRKRNFKKPGIGLGTLENMVPFPPETVAFHLWYFREKGWIGREESGQLSISAAGVDQIESMNQAAVTSHLRLEHSPERISVMQSA